The sequence CCAGTTTGCTGCAGGATGGCATCCCCCCATATACACCCACCTGACTGCTTTGAtcagcagaactggcactgtggCAGATGCCAAAgtcagggctgtcttacccataggcgctaggggtgtggggcacccgggcgccaggcTCTTAGAggcgccaggctgagagtccgaggcccgagagttgagtccagggaagagcctgcCCTTTGGTCAGAGCTCCGTGGTGGACTCTTCGGGGGTGACCGAGCCAGCAAGACGCTGAGGCGGCCGGCTGGCTCCACACTCCTGTGCGCCTGGGACTgtgcaagctggggggggggggggtgccaggcaGATCTTTTCACCTcggcaccacatatgcttaagacagccctggccaCAGTTGTAAGAACTTGAGCTTTGAGAGTTGCAGCACccaaactctggaactccctgcctcttgatatcaggcaggcgccTTCCCTGGACTTCTATGGCActggctaaaaacattttttgtttatacaagcctacccagatgtttagaaaggcaACACAAGTTTTAAGCTGTTTTcagtctattattattttaattttccaAAAGTCTTTAATCATTGTTAATCCTTCTTATTgataatttgtttgttttatcctTTGTAAAACTTTTTTGAGGGTtgttcccccccccacaatcaagcattgtataaatttaatgaaataaatagtaaGGGTCTACACCCAGCACAGAAGGGAATGATAGAATTTGTGGAACAAGTGACAGATAACAAAATGTGCTGATGCAATAAGGAAGTTCAGGCTTCAGGAATGGAGAGATATCTGCCTGCCTTGGAGATGCCACAGGGTTCTTTAAAGCAGTTTGTGGCAACCAGGttccttctagatgttttggaccgaAATCCCCAATAGCGCCAGCTCACACATCTGTGCTAGCcagtcagaaacatctggagggaacccaGATGGCAAAGCCTTCCTCAGCCTTCCTCTGATTTAGAGGAAATTGGAGGAGCTCCCCAACATCTTCAGGTCTGCATAATTAAACTTTTTTGCCTTGCCTAAGGAAACAGGCAGCAGGTCAATGAATGGAATTATTTCCATGGAGAGACCAGCTCTGGATCTAGAAGCACCGAGATGCTACAATGGGCAGCAATAGGCAAGGCTTCAAATAATGCTTGGAGAACTGCAAAGAGGACTGGTCCCTTCAGCAGTCACAGGGCCACCCTCCACATTCAGGGAGAGCAGGCTTCCATGGCTGGGGCTCTCAGGTGGGAATCTCCACAAAACATGAGGCTATTTGTTGCCAGCAGACTGAATACTGCATTGAGCTAAGCTGACCCAGCAAAGGCAAAATTGTACATCACAAATTAACACAATACTCTCCCTCGGCTGTCACCTGGGGCAGCCATTCCATCGGACGGAGAGATAGGAAGCGAGATTCATGCCATCAGCTTTGCTGAaagcccagctccatcaggcgcctcctgcccctgaactggGCCCGCTGCTCATTATAGGAACAAAAGGCTCTTTAGAAACTGGTGCCTGAgcttggtttttcttttcctcttccctcccaatccCCTTCCCCTTGTGTGCTGTGGTTTTTTTACATTGTTAGGCTGGGGGCAGGGAGCGTCCTGTTGTAAATGTACGTAAATCATTTCCAGAGCCTTTTTGGCCAAAAACCAAATGCTCTCAATAACCATAATGGCTGGATTCTGCACCAAGGAAAGCCCAATTGTGCAGCAGCTGAGAATTACGTAAAATTTGTTTAATTTtgcatttctccctctccctctccctctccctctctctatttGTATTGATTCATTTTCTGCTGGTTTTACTATTTGACatcatgcgggtggcgctgtggtctaaaccacagagcctagggctcaccaatcggaaggtcggcggtttgaatccccacgacggggtgagctcccgttgctcggtccctgctcctgccaacctagcagttcgaaagcacgtcaaagtgcaagtagataaataggtagcactctggcgggaaggtaaatggcatttctgtgcgctgctctggtttcgccagaagcggcttagtcatgctggccacatgacccggaaaaactgtctgtggacaaacgtcggctccctcagccagtaaagcgagttgagtactgcaaccccagagtcgtttgcgactggacttaacggtcaggggtcctttacctttaccctgcttTTGCCGTCGCCAAAAGTGCTAAACCCCAACCCCTAACCACTTGCAGTGTGATTCTCCCTACCCTTTTTCCTTCTAATTGGCCGAAACCTTCTCAAGCATATCTTCCACGCTTCCACTTGCCCCCtccctagaaagcacagggccaagtggttttctgcttgccccAGGCTTTCTATGCACAGCTCAgagcagttttgccatttctccaAAAATCCACTCTTTAGTGCTGCATCGGAGCAAaggtcaatccagagaaaactagacaaagtttgctctgattcagcagtaaacagcaggttttcccagggtaacgcagaagtgtgggtgagccctaaccgtttaaaaagaaagaaaaagactgaGGTTCTGTCCCTCAATACCTCCTTCTGCAGGCATGATCTGCTCCTGTGGAACTGCAGCCTACGGACAGCCTTTAAACCTTCCAGGATGGGGGGGCACCTCTATAGCAGGGGTTTGCAAAGCCCTCCCCTCAGTTGTCTGCAAAAGACACACAGGCCCCAATcacaccatacactgaaagcactatgatactactttaaatagtcatggcttctccctagtcaatccctcttcacagagaaGTCTGAGAACTGAAGCTCCGGGAGGAGAACAGGGACCTCCTcccaactctcagcccccttaacagactacagctcccacaatcctttgggggaagccaggactgtttaaaatggcatcCTAGCCCCTTAAATGTGTGAGCATGGCTCAACTCTACAAATAAATTCACAGACACACATCTCCCCACATcagactttattttatttttttgtcttctCTGTTGCTACTTGAAGAAAATATAAGGCTTGGATGAGCAGTGATCCACTTAAGGCCTAAAATGGTTCTTGTGCCTCAGAAACCAAGATATCTAAAAAGGCAACAATGGGGAACGTGGGGAAAGGAGGCAGGTTGCAGGTAGTTCAAAGGGTGAGAAGTTATCCCTGAAGTAAACAGTTGCAAAAAGGAGTGAGAAAATATTTCGACTCTGGTGAGATTAAAAATGTCACTCAagaaagataccgtatttttcgccctataggacgcaccggcccataggacgcacctagttttttgggggggaaatcaaagaaaaattttttatttcccccccaggtttgcacagccatccccaagctagaagagggagacggagcgctccgtctccctcttctgccttcagggacagcctatCTAGCCTCCGTGGGACAGCGGCTTGCCCCGCTGCCCCCCGTGTTTGTggtgctggcgggggggggagaagcaagcttgctccccccccccgccagcctccagatcaggtcggggaatagcggggtggcggcactccgcctccccgctatcccccgaggttgtggggctggcgggggggagaagcaagcttgcttcctccccccccccccccgccagcctccagatcaggtcggggaatagcggggtgggagcgctctgcctccccgctatcccccgagcttttgggctgcaggctgctgcctgcaagccttgcgagcctgcgggacctcccgccgggcttgcaagacttgcggatagcttcctgaagcctgcattcgccccatagaacgcacacacatttccccttcatttttggaggggaaaaagtgtgtcctatagggcgaaaaatacggtaactgaagACTGGTTTTCATTATTACTTCTTTgtgcaaatcacacacacacacacttcgctGGCATCTGTTGTGGAGAAACACCTAATTCAGTCAGCACATCAAAAAACCAGGTACAAACAGCCATACCTGCTGCACCATCGAAGCATCTAACTATACAGGAATCCCAAAATATACAGAGATTATAAAAtattaggaatatatatatatatatatatatatatatatatatatatatggaatacaGTACCACTTAGCTAAGCTTTATTGCCAGGTGCCCCTCATTTCCCGAGACTGGTTATAAATAAATCTGTTAGATAAAGattataaaatactttttaaGCTCTTGAACGAGCAGGACAAAAAGTTCAGGAAGATCCTGGAGATGATCTCCAGGTTGTATTGCTTCAGTTTCGGTAGAAACGCATTTCTAAGTCGACCTTCTCCGGAGGCTGAGAGCGGCCGGAGGGGCTGCTCACAGTGACCAGGAGACCATCTGCTGGAGGAAGCGGGTGGGCAGAGGGAGGCGCTTGGTCAAGCCTTGTAGCTCAGTTCAGCATTCATCTTTGTGTACATTTCGTAGATTGCATCCAGGATGGGTGTCGCCTTGGAGAGGAACTGGTGGATCTTCTCTAAGGTCTCCTCTTCCTTCACCTCTTTGCCTTTTTCCAGGGCTTTCAGCAAATCCGATTTGTAAGGGAGAGCATACACAGAGCCCTGGGTAAGGACAAATGAGAGACAGAATAAACCCAAGTCGCACGAAGCAAGAAACTCCAGCTAGCGCAGTTGGTTAGAGCGGGGTGCtgagaacgccaaggttgcaggtttgatccccagatgggacagctgcacatgCCCGCATCACAACAGGTTGAACTAGATCAGGCACCTCCAACTTCAAATAGGCTGCGATCTACTCCCCAGTATAAAAAACTGGCGGTggtctacccattgtcattggagggacaAAGAGCGTGCGTGGGGTGCGTGTGTGGAAGGAGGTGGCTAACTGGACGCAGGAGGGCGGAGTTTAAGtgggggggaaggaaagggaggcaaaAGTTCTCTCTTTGAGGAGACAGtaggcttctctctcccccacccccaagccagccctctctTTCCTCTCTAAAGCAGCTGCTGAAGCATGGCCAGTCAAGAATTTAATGTGGattggtgaccttttccttcaaaattataggcaGGGCTTCGTATGctagcttcaccatttccttcactGGGTGCAGGAATTTTATTGTCCATTtaaacaggactctgtttttgcacctacacataaacacacaccacttttaattATCATCTGAGatgtggaggggagggaaaaggaaaagcaggacattccaggaccaaatcagaaactgggatggcttcagtaattccgggactgcccctggaaaatcaggatgtGAATCCTTCTCTTTAGCTTTGCACTCATTTGTCATGTTCAGAGTGAGGCTTCATTCGCATCATACGTTTAAAGCAGTCTCAGACCACTTCAACAGCCATGGCTcgcccccaaaggattctgggagctgtggtctgCACGGTTGCTGAGAGGTgataggagactcctattcccctcagaggCCTACGATTCTCAGAGCTCCATGTGACGGttgaaccaccctgggaattgcagctctttgGGGGGAACAGGGGACTCATCCTTCactaactacagtgcccagaattctttggcagGAGCCATGACTGTGCTTTCAACGTCTGGTGTGAATGAAGCCTGAATTATCTCTGCCCTCCTCGCCCAGAAGACCAATGCACAGGGCTGCCCTCCCTCATCCCCCCAGGAAAAGTGCCAACATGCCAACCCAGTCAGACGACGGAAGGTGTGGCAAAACCGCCTGGAGTTAAACACCCACCCCACCTGAACTGCAGTAGAAAATAAATATTGTACAGCATGGAGAGCAGACCAACATACTCTTAGGGATGATCTACTGTTTTGTCttgtttaagaaaaaaagataaaaaagaggaGGGAGTACTTCTTTATTAGTTGAATGCAAATCTAGGGAACTCTCTGCTCCTGGGTGTCTGGGCATGTCTGCGTTCTGCAACTGGCAAGCACAGAAATGGATGGCGGGTGGGAGGCCCAATGCTGTGGGAATTTCAGTCCTCATGACCAGCAAGACAGACTTAAAAGCATGTGTAGAACAACAGCTAAAATCTCAGGAACCAGAGAagtggggaaggagaggaggggagctGGATTTCCTGGATTTCCTGGATTTCCTCAGTGCCTTATGCTGCTTCACCCCTCCTAGTGACTAgcagaattacacacacacaggtgGGGGAAAATTATGCCCATGGCAGAATTCACCTTGTTTTCCTGGTGCAAGACTCAGGTTAACTTAGTGCAGAATTCCTTCAAAATGCAAAACAGGTATAACTCTGGGTTAGAGTTCTACACTGAGAACAGGTTAGTCAGTGGCTATTAGCCTTTCTAGCCTGAAGCACAGTCAGCAATGGGATGTCCAGCAGGATTCTCCTTATGACCCATCTAGGTCAGCATCcaacaggggccaaccagaccATTCTGGGGCAAATCCACAACCGAGGCATCTCCTGTAGCTCTCCCTGCCCCCGTAGCTGGCATTCAAAGAGAGACTGCTTCAGAAGAAGGAGGTTCCTTCAGCTATCATTTCTGGTTACCTCACAGCTCTGGCCACCTCACCACAAAAAAGGAGACTGCAGAACTGGGAAAGGGCCACCCAAACAATCAAGAGGCTGGAGTGCCTCCCCCATGAAACAAGGCTGCAGTGTTTGGGGCTTTGTAGTTTAGAGAAGAGGTGAGTGAGAGGCGACACAACAGGAAGCTTATAAAATTAGGCACGGAGCCCCTTGGGATCAGGCTGGCTCAGCTGGGTGGCTCTTGCGAGCTCCACTCACCAAGAACAGCTTCTGCAGCATCCAGCCGTGGTACTTCCTCAGTGCCAACTCATAGGCTTTGGTGGCATTGACCCGGATGAGGTTTGGGTTCTCCTCGTCCCTCTCGCCATCACACAGGCTCTGCAGCAGAACTTGGATGAACTTCAGGCCCCTGCGGGAGAAACGGGGCAGGTGAGGCGGGGGGAGACACCTGCCCTGCAAGAGGCACCTGCCAGGCACCGCCAGGAAACACAGCACCTGAACCTTTTGTCACTTAAAACAGGCCTGTTGTGAACTAGAACTCCCActgcccctgaccactggctccactggctgagggtgatgggagtggctgttatttgtatgccgccctccGTCAGAccatcccagggtggttcacaacagaaaaatacaaaatgagaatgcaaaatacatcgtaagacaaaaacaaaaacaagccaatgACCACCATCCCCTCCCAAAAAACGAGAGCAGCACAGCTTCCTTCATAGTGGAGAAAACGGAGCAGCTGGAATCCTCTGGAGACCCTGGTGGGACTGAAGCCCAGCCCTGTCCTGGTCTCTCTCGCAAAAGAAGTGAAATTGGACTGAGGACTGAAGACTTGATTGTTTTCATTCAAAGCAGGAGTGCTCTGGGGTAGAAAGATTAAACTGGCTGCAtgctgggggtgggcagaggaacACAGTGAACAGGTGAGCTAAGCCTACTAAGCCTTGAAGAAGCGCACAGCGTTGAGCAGTGTTCAACAGCAGGTTGAAatggattaaaataataatttgttttattttacttataaCAAATACCTCTATGCGCATAGTAtcatttatatctatctatccaacCCTTCCTAGCTGATGCATCACAGCTACCTTCCAGATTCTTACAAACCATCCTTTTACTATCGGTATTTTTTTCATTCTTGTGTCACTATTAGTGCTTCTTTACGCTCCAGCTGATCACCCATCTATACTAATAAAATTGTCAAAATGGGGGGGTGGGGACAGGTTATCAGTGAAATGGATTTAATCACTGTTGCTAACATTTCCCACCACAGGCAGTATATAGTATATTCAGaccatttttcttttgtatttgtgCAGAGATTGGTCCCGATTAAAGACTTCACACCAACAATTCTGTTCCTATGTTCTCCTGCCAATTCTCATCCTCCACTCTCTCCTAAAGCTTGGGTCATGTTGTGGCAGGAAACacattttggaactccctgcctattgacataaaACAGGTGCCTTTGCCATgctcttttcagcactggctaaAAATGTTTTGTTTAGGCAAGACTATCTAGCGATGcagaatgttgacatgtgtttcAACCTGTTTCTAGCTTTATCACCAGTTTAAATTACctcatttttcgctctataagacgcaccagacgataagacgcacctagtttttggaggaggaaaacatggaaaaaaatattctgaatcccagaagccagaacagcaagagagatctgGCTTCTGgtatagcctcttgctgttctggcttctgggatagctgctgaagcctctcctgggcagcgggatgaaggctccccctgcctggAAGAGACTGCGTGCGGCtaagctgccctctgtcccttcccccacctcccgcaaaagccagccaagagccgcacactctttaaagggagcgtggctcttccgggcttttctatgaggtgggAGAAGCCCTGTCAGCacccgctccataagacgcacacacattttcccttactttttaggagggaaaaagtgtgtcttatagagcaaaaaatgcggaaTTTCTGAAAGTTTTAAATAGctggtttttaactgcttttttgacaattgtattgttttattcttcttgTAAGCTGCTTTCAGGTTTTtcttcttacaatcaagcagtctataaatttcatgaaataaataaaattattttgcaGAGTAAATACTCTCCtccactggaggttttaaagcagaactCAGATGGCcgcctgccagggattcttgagctgcgattcctgcattgcagggggctggactagatgactcttgcgggtcccttccaactctacaactctatgatgcCAAGTGTTGTCTTTCCCTTTGGCACTCCATGCCCAGGTGGGGAGGGAACAAGGGCCTCGGCCATTCCCCCTGACTCCTTGTTGCATTTTCATAGCTCAGGGTTTGCTGGTACCTCTCGGGTCTTTTGGACCAGAACTGCCATCTGCCCCGGCCAGCATGGCTCTCCTGCTGGGACGGAGAGCAGTTGGGAGATGAAATCTTCCGGAGGATTATTCGTTTGGCAGAGGCTGTTGGGTGACTACATTACATCATCCCGTCAGCCCCCCAGGCGCCAGGGAGGCCTCCAAGCCACCACCCTCCAACCCGCAGGCACCTTTTCAGCCACATGAGTGCCAAGGTTGCCCCAACTTTTGGCCAAGCCGCTCCATGCATCTCCTTCTCCGCTTCCAAGATGTTCTGCAGCGTTTTGAACTTGGTTGGATTCGATTCGTAAACAGCTCGTATTTTCTGAAATGGAACCAAACGAAAAAAACACAGAAAGGTCAATTCAACAACACAGAGAAGGTGGCACAGGTGACAAATAGCAAAAAATCAAGAGTCATTTTTGCTCTCTTTGTTTCTACCATCTCCCTTGTACATCTCACTCTTTTTTTGAGGACCGAGGGGAAGGCAGTGGCTGCTACCAATTTTGAATTCTCACCATgtaattaaaaatgtttttaagtaGGGGCTGCTTCCTCAATGGCTAACACCCACCTGCCCACTGGCTCCCCTTTCCCCACACCTGGCCACCTCATCCTCCCTCTAC comes from Podarcis raffonei isolate rPodRaf1 chromosome 13, rPodRaf1.pri, whole genome shotgun sequence and encodes:
- the GLTP gene encoding glycolipid transfer protein, whose translation is MALLLEYEFKALPADKQIDTEPFLEAVAHLPPFFDCLGTPIVYAPVKADLSGNIKKIRAVYESNPTKFKTLQNILEAEKEMHGAAWPKVGATLALMWLKRGLKFIQVLLQSLCDGERDEENPNLIRVNATKAYELALRKYHGWMLQKLFLGSVYALPYKSDLLKALEKGKEVKEEETLEKIHQFLSKATPILDAIYEMYTKMNAELSYKA